From a single Hyalangium gracile genomic region:
- a CDS encoding M43 family zinc metalloprotease: MNEELSPGRLRVEVSRTLHLAEVGLEPLSFSPGKMHSLMRILEMSRTHPAGGSPDALEVPVIFAGCLLEKEPLFHVRHRPLGRVTHIPGGFNTAESADGIFLAGTHCDPRGSRFNWPATTVARLLAHELGHFLGLYHSIEQDGTEDALSDTGKDNAMHFNPLMSTARGFSPSQFQVMRRHPMVTAPAVH; this comes from the coding sequence ATGAATGAGGAGCTCAGCCCAGGACGGCTGCGGGTCGAAGTCTCACGGACCCTTCATCTCGCCGAAGTGGGGCTGGAGCCCTTGTCGTTCTCACCGGGGAAGATGCACTCGCTGATGCGCATCCTCGAGATGTCTCGCACCCACCCGGCTGGAGGCTCACCGGATGCCCTCGAGGTGCCAGTCATCTTCGCGGGCTGCCTGCTCGAGAAGGAGCCCCTGTTTCACGTGAGGCACCGGCCGCTGGGCCGGGTCACCCACATTCCAGGAGGCTTCAACACGGCGGAGAGCGCTGACGGCATCTTCCTGGCGGGGACTCATTGTGACCCGCGGGGGTCCCGGTTCAACTGGCCCGCCACCACGGTGGCACGCCTGCTGGCACATGAGTTGGGGCACTTCCTCGGCCTCTACCATTCCATCGAGCAGGACGGCACCGAGGACGCGCTGAGTGACACGGGCAAGGACAATGCCATGCACTTCAACCCGCTCATGAGCACCGCCAGGGGATTCAGCCCCTCGCAGTTCCAGGTGATGCGCCGGCATCCCATGGTAACCGCGCCGGCCGTTCACTGA
- a CDS encoding RCC1 domain-containing protein codes for MLQCLARFLTVEENRAWREDQRQSYHTLAVRSDGTLWSWGRNTEGQLGVAFVRASPVFIPLP; via the coding sequence CTGCTCCAGTGTCTCGCGCGCTTCCTCACTGTCGAAGAGAACAGAGCCTGGCGTGAGGACCAGCGCCAGTCGTACCACACGCTGGCCGTGCGCTCCGACGGCACGCTCTGGAGCTGGGGCCGCAACACCGAGGGTCAGCTCGGGGTGGCGTTCGTGCGCGCCAGCCCGGTCTTCATCCCGCTCCCCTGA
- a CDS encoding RCC1-like domain-containing protein, giving the protein MRNPGRLLSLVTGLLLASLVGCADFEQEGIDFCLRHPERCDPDGGFQPLPDGGNPDSGVTDNTAPSVTQATQSATVVLGGETVSFSVTAQDVETRQLRFTWSASAGTLGNATSTDTTSENQWVAPLCMPAGTPAVITVSVADEQGSTASGSFTVTVNTCPAPSVAAGDACSLTLRADGTLWGWGDNAYRQLGTGTSNNISAVPVRLPGPTALVAVSAGADHVLGLRSDGTVWGWGGNFFGQLGDGTTSSRAAPAQVQGLANITAIAATDSSSLARRNDGTVWAWGANSVGQLGDGTTQERHTPVQVSGLTNVTAIAIAGEGASSRSSNHALALREDGTVWAWGDNTSGQTGDGTTTRRLVPVQVSSLTDVIAIAAGSSHSLAVRRDGTVWAWGDNVAGQLGDGTTTRRLAPVQVSSLTEVVSVAAGDGHSLAMRRDGTVWGWGNNAAGQLGDGATTNRSVPVQVPGLASVISLDAGRFHSVAVRADGAVWSWGDTGAGQLGIGVSIQEVTPVQIPSLSNIVGVVAGTSHSMALRGDGAVWAWGSNFSGVLGDGTSIDRTTPVQVSGLANAIAIGLGNAHSLAVRNNGAALSWGYNASGQLGDGTSTARSTPGLVSGLTGITSISGNLSTSLAVRNDGTAWAWGYNGSGQLGDGTTTNRAAPVQVTGLSGVTAVAAGGAHSLALRSDGSVWAWGSNGSGQLGDGTTTNRFTAVQVSGLTNITAIAAGNSHSLARRGDGTVWAWGTNTSGQLGNGATVDRLTPVQVLNLANATAVAAGSSISLALRNDGTAWAWGNNSSGQLGDGTTSNRTSPVQVVGLTNLTAISVGDSHSLARRNDGTAWAWGNNSSGKLGTGTVLNRLSPVQTPLP; this is encoded by the coding sequence ATGAGAAACCCAGGGCGCCTCCTGTCGCTCGTCACGGGGCTGCTGCTCGCCTCACTCGTGGGCTGCGCCGACTTCGAACAGGAAGGCATCGACTTCTGTCTGCGCCATCCCGAGCGCTGCGATCCGGATGGAGGGTTCCAGCCGCTTCCGGACGGTGGCAACCCGGACTCGGGCGTGACGGACAACACCGCGCCGTCGGTCACCCAGGCCACCCAGTCGGCCACCGTCGTGCTGGGCGGGGAGACTGTCTCCTTCAGCGTCACGGCCCAGGACGTGGAGACCCGCCAGCTGCGCTTCACCTGGTCCGCCTCCGCGGGCACCCTGGGGAACGCGACGAGCACGGACACCACCAGTGAGAACCAGTGGGTGGCCCCGCTGTGCATGCCGGCCGGCACGCCTGCCGTCATCACCGTGAGCGTCGCCGACGAGCAGGGGAGCACCGCCAGCGGATCCTTCACCGTGACTGTCAACACCTGCCCCGCTCCGTCGGTGGCCGCCGGAGACGCCTGCTCGCTGACCCTCCGCGCCGACGGCACCCTCTGGGGTTGGGGAGACAACGCCTACCGCCAGCTGGGCACTGGAACCTCCAACAACATCTCCGCTGTCCCCGTCCGGTTGCCGGGGCCGACCGCCCTCGTGGCTGTCTCGGCCGGCGCCGATCATGTGCTGGGCCTGCGGTCGGATGGGACGGTGTGGGGCTGGGGAGGGAACTTCTTCGGCCAGCTGGGGGACGGCACGACCAGCTCTCGCGCGGCTCCCGCCCAGGTCCAGGGGTTGGCCAACATCACCGCCATCGCGGCGACCGACTCCTCCTCCCTGGCCCGGCGCAATGATGGCACCGTCTGGGCCTGGGGAGCCAACAGCGTCGGCCAGCTCGGCGATGGTACGACCCAGGAGCGCCATACCCCGGTGCAGGTCTCCGGGCTCACCAACGTCACGGCCATTGCCATCGCGGGCGAGGGGGCCAGCAGCCGCAGCAGCAATCATGCGCTGGCCTTGCGCGAGGACGGCACCGTCTGGGCCTGGGGAGACAACACCTCCGGCCAGACCGGCGATGGCACCACCACGCGGCGGCTCGTTCCCGTCCAGGTCTCCTCATTGACGGACGTCATCGCCATTGCCGCCGGGAGCAGCCACTCGCTGGCCGTTCGCCGCGATGGCACCGTGTGGGCCTGGGGAGACAACGTCGCAGGCCAGCTCGGCGATGGCACCACCACGCGGCGCCTCGCGCCGGTTCAGGTCTCCTCGCTCACGGAGGTCGTCTCCGTCGCCGCCGGGGATGGGCACTCGCTGGCCATGCGCCGCGATGGCACGGTGTGGGGATGGGGCAACAACGCCGCCGGCCAGCTCGGGGATGGGGCTACCACCAACCGCTCCGTTCCCGTGCAGGTGCCAGGGCTGGCCAGTGTCATCTCCCTGGACGCGGGGAGGTTCCACTCGGTGGCGGTACGAGCCGACGGCGCCGTCTGGAGCTGGGGCGATACCGGCGCCGGCCAGCTTGGCATCGGAGTCTCCATCCAGGAAGTCACCCCGGTGCAGATACCAAGCTTGAGCAACATCGTCGGCGTCGTCGCGGGCACTTCCCACTCGATGGCCCTGAGGGGGGATGGCGCTGTCTGGGCCTGGGGAAGCAACTTCTCCGGCGTGCTGGGAGATGGGACGAGCATCGACCGCACCACTCCGGTGCAGGTCTCCGGGCTGGCCAATGCCATCGCCATCGGCCTTGGCAATGCCCACTCCCTGGCCGTGCGCAACAATGGTGCCGCCCTGTCCTGGGGGTACAACGCCTCCGGCCAGCTCGGGGATGGGACGAGCACCGCGCGCTCCACGCCGGGGCTGGTGTCCGGGCTGACGGGCATCACCAGCATCTCGGGAAACCTCTCGACGTCGCTCGCCGTGCGCAACGACGGCACCGCCTGGGCCTGGGGGTACAACGGCTCCGGCCAGCTCGGAGACGGGACGACCACCAACCGAGCGGCTCCCGTGCAGGTGACGGGCCTGAGCGGCGTTACCGCCGTCGCCGCGGGTGGCGCTCACTCCCTGGCCTTGCGGAGCGATGGCAGCGTCTGGGCCTGGGGGAGCAACGGCTCCGGTCAGCTCGGAGACGGCACGACGACCAACCGCTTCACGGCGGTGCAGGTCTCGGGGCTGACCAACATCACCGCGATCGCCGCGGGTAACTCCCACTCGCTGGCCCGGCGCGGCGATGGGACCGTCTGGGCCTGGGGGACCAATACCTCCGGCCAGCTGGGCAATGGCGCGACCGTTGACCGTCTCACCCCTGTGCAGGTGCTCAACCTGGCCAACGCCACCGCCGTGGCTGCCGGCAGCTCGATCTCGCTGGCCCTGCGCAACGATGGCACCGCCTGGGCCTGGGGGAACAACAGCTCCGGCCAGCTCGGAGATGGAACGACCAGCAACCGCACCTCTCCCGTGCAGGTGGTGGGGCTGACCAACCTCACCGCGATCTCCGTCGGGGATTCCCACTCGCTGGCTCGGCGCAACGACGGCACCGCCTGGGCCTGGGGGAACAACAGCTCCGGCAAGCTGGGGACGGGCACGGTGTTGAACCGCCTCTCGCCTGTGCAGACCCCGCTGCCTTGA
- a CDS encoding helix-turn-helix transcriptional regulator: MVDISASHLKTLFKRSTGLPVHEYVIQRRVERARSLLMRGELPAGQVALEAGFSHQSHMARCMRRVLGVTPKAVMARTRAM, encoded by the coding sequence GTGGTCGACATCAGCGCCTCGCACCTGAAGACCTTGTTCAAGCGCTCCACGGGGCTGCCCGTCCATGAGTACGTCATCCAGCGCCGCGTGGAGCGGGCCAGGTCGCTGCTGATGCGGGGCGAGCTGCCCGCCGGCCAGGTGGCGCTCGAGGCAGGCTTCTCCCACCAGAGCCACATGGCGCGGTGCATGCGCCGCGTCCTCGGTGTGACGCCGAAGGCCGTGATGGCTCGCACGCGCGCGATGTAG
- a CDS encoding Rossmann-fold NAD(P)-binding domain-containing protein yields MSANTKKPVLIIGGAGLTGSQAARTLRRLQPELPITIGGRDIAKAQSLARELGGADSVKIDLERPDLGLPEGMAFSAVVVFVKDDTLHSMKYAQAKGIPYLSISTGAFELGPEVALYIHKPSSAPILMASHWLAGTATLPTLYFAREFQRIEAIEIGAVLDEQDIGGPAAQADFERQANATPNAMILVDGKWRWVGPEEAARTFKGVDGTEIQARAYSLFDGLSLAAATDARSVRCDFALRQSANHRPGEPFSTEFIIEIVGQLRDGRTARVRHELVHPGGQAPMTALGVAVGVERLLGLAGGPPVAPGLYLPESVIDPAYMVQRLKEFGAQFRRV; encoded by the coding sequence ATGTCCGCGAACACGAAGAAGCCCGTTCTCATCATTGGAGGAGCCGGCCTGACCGGTTCCCAGGCCGCCAGGACGTTGCGCCGGCTCCAGCCGGAATTGCCCATCACGATTGGAGGGCGTGACATCGCCAAGGCCCAGTCCCTGGCCCGGGAATTGGGCGGCGCGGACTCGGTGAAGATCGACCTGGAACGGCCGGACCTGGGCCTGCCCGAAGGGATGGCCTTCAGCGCCGTGGTCGTCTTCGTGAAGGACGACACGCTCCATTCCATGAAGTACGCCCAGGCGAAGGGCATCCCCTACCTCAGCATCTCGACGGGCGCGTTCGAGCTCGGGCCCGAGGTGGCGCTCTACATCCACAAGCCCTCGAGCGCGCCGATCCTCATGGCCAGCCACTGGCTGGCGGGCACGGCCACGCTGCCGACCCTCTACTTCGCCCGTGAGTTTCAGCGCATCGAGGCGATCGAGATCGGGGCCGTGCTCGACGAGCAGGACATCGGAGGGCCGGCGGCGCAGGCCGACTTCGAGCGTCAGGCCAATGCCACGCCGAATGCCATGATTCTCGTGGACGGGAAGTGGCGCTGGGTCGGCCCGGAGGAGGCCGCGCGCACCTTCAAGGGGGTGGACGGGACCGAGATCCAGGCGCGGGCCTACTCGTTGTTCGATGGGCTGAGCCTGGCGGCCGCGACCGACGCCCGCTCGGTCCGGTGCGACTTCGCGTTGAGGCAGTCGGCGAACCACCGGCCCGGTGAGCCCTTCTCGACGGAGTTCATCATCGAGATCGTCGGTCAGCTGCGGGATGGGAGGACGGCGCGCGTCCGTCACGAGCTCGTCCATCCGGGGGGCCAGGCGCCGATGACCGCGCTGGGAGTGGCGGTCGGCGTCGAGCGGCTGCTCGGCCTCGCGGGCGGCCCACCGGTGGCGCCGGGGCTCTATCTCCCCGAGAGCGTGATCGATCCCGCCTACATGGTGCAGCGCCTGAAGGAGTTCGGGGCGCAGTTCCGGCGCGTGTGA
- a CDS encoding NAD-dependent epimerase/dehydratase family protein, which produces MSTNMKQKPVLIIGGSGVVGSRAARALRWLQPKLPITIGARDQLKANALARELGGADAVKIDLERQDLGLPPGAAYSAVVTLLKDDSLRSMKYAQAQGVPYISFSDFVFDIGPAVAHYIHKPASAPVLFLGHFLGGTVTLATLHFAREFRKLHSIEISAVFDEEDVGGPAAQGDMERVAKGVPNPLILEDGKWIWAHGDDAVRGFKGVDGTQWQGRAYPLLDVPSLAAATDARSIRLDFALRPAASRPRGQGISHEVIIELTGEKQDGTTGRVRHELVDGDAHSGLSARGVALAVERLLGLAGGPPVAPGLYNPEGLLDPAYVIERLRESGTRIQRA; this is translated from the coding sequence ATGTCCACGAACATGAAGCAGAAACCCGTTCTCATCATCGGAGGCTCCGGCGTCGTCGGCAGCCGGGCCGCCCGAGCGCTTCGCTGGCTCCAGCCGAAGCTGCCCATCACGATCGGGGCACGCGATCAGCTCAAGGCCAACGCCCTCGCCAGGGAGCTGGGCGGAGCTGACGCGGTGAAGATCGATCTCGAGCGACAGGACCTGGGACTCCCCCCAGGCGCGGCCTACAGCGCGGTGGTCACGCTGCTGAAGGACGACTCGCTCCGCTCGATGAAGTACGCCCAGGCGCAGGGCGTGCCCTACATCTCCTTCTCGGACTTCGTGTTCGACATCGGGCCGGCGGTGGCGCACTACATCCACAAGCCCGCGAGCGCGCCCGTCCTCTTCCTGGGCCACTTCCTGGGGGGGACGGTCACGCTGGCGACGCTTCACTTCGCCAGGGAGTTCCGGAAGCTCCACTCCATCGAGATCAGCGCCGTCTTCGACGAGGAGGACGTGGGCGGGCCGGCGGCGCAGGGAGACATGGAGCGCGTCGCGAAGGGTGTGCCGAATCCCCTGATCCTCGAGGATGGGAAGTGGATCTGGGCTCACGGGGACGACGCGGTGCGCGGCTTCAAGGGAGTGGACGGAACGCAGTGGCAGGGCAGGGCCTACCCGCTGCTCGACGTCCCGAGCCTGGCGGCCGCGACCGACGCCAGGTCGATCCGGCTCGACTTCGCGCTGAGACCCGCGGCGAGTCGTCCTCGTGGCCAGGGCATCTCGCACGAGGTCATCATCGAGCTCACGGGTGAGAAGCAGGATGGGACGACGGGGCGGGTGCGCCATGAGCTCGTCGATGGGGACGCGCACTCGGGCCTCAGCGCTCGGGGAGTGGCCCTCGCCGTGGAGCGGCTGCTCGGCCTGGCGGGCGGGCCCCCCGTGGCTCCAGGGCTCTACAACCCCGAGGGGCTGCTCGACCCTGCCTATGTCATCGAGCGCCTGAGGGAGTCCGGCACCCGCATCCAGCGGGCGTGA
- a CDS encoding TetR/AcrR family transcriptional regulator — MTSKRMSKEQRRSQLLETASEIIRTEGTDALTLARVAERAGVTKPIAYEHFGTRSGLLIALFQAYDDRQTEAMRAALKSSGRSLEEVASIISSAYVDWEVAAGPEYGAIAAALSATEEMEEHLRACRDTFIAECRKAFAPFVKLPPQRNHAVLIGIIGAAEALSRAAATGRISRAEAATTLSRLMVGALRENAAAQATGSGR, encoded by the coding sequence GTGACGTCGAAGCGGATGTCCAAGGAACAGCGGCGGAGCCAGCTCCTGGAGACCGCGTCCGAGATCATCCGAACCGAGGGGACGGACGCTCTGACGCTCGCCCGCGTCGCCGAGCGCGCCGGAGTGACCAAGCCGATCGCGTATGAGCACTTCGGCACGCGCTCGGGCCTGCTCATCGCGCTGTTCCAGGCCTATGACGATCGGCAGACCGAGGCGATGCGCGCCGCGCTGAAGAGCAGCGGCAGGTCGCTCGAGGAGGTCGCGTCCATCATCAGCTCGGCGTACGTCGACTGGGAGGTCGCGGCCGGGCCCGAGTATGGCGCGATTGCCGCGGCGCTCTCCGCCACGGAGGAGATGGAGGAGCATCTGCGCGCCTGCCGCGACACCTTCATCGCGGAGTGCCGGAAGGCGTTCGCGCCCTTCGTGAAGCTCCCACCCCAGCGCAACCACGCCGTCCTCATCGGCATCATCGGAGCCGCCGAGGCACTGTCTCGCGCCGCGGCCACCGGCCGCATCTCCCGAGCCGAGGCCGCCACCACGCTCTCGCGCCTGATGGTGGGCGCTCTCCGGGAGAACGCCGCAGCCCAGGCCACGGGCAGCGGCCGCTAG